From a single Anaerolineaceae bacterium oral taxon 439 genomic region:
- a CDS encoding fumarate hydratase, with protein MKDSVTMNPIRLTAPFTDADTLSELTRLNAGDRVLISGTVFTARDAAHKKMIELLDGGGTLPFDPAGAVIYYVGPTPAPPGLVIGSAGPTTASRMDAYTPKLLSLGVKGVIGKGYRSEAVRKSLTENRAVYFAATGGAGILLSKRILAAEVIAFPELGTEAVQKLIFSDFPATVITDFSGNYLYETGPKAWRKITA; from the coding sequence ATCAAGGACTCTGTAACAATGAATCCCATACGACTTACCGCCCCTTTTACCGACGCCGATACGCTATCGGAACTGACGCGCCTGAACGCGGGCGACCGCGTCCTGATCAGCGGAACGGTTTTCACGGCCCGAGACGCCGCGCATAAAAAGATGATCGAGCTCCTCGACGGCGGGGGAACGCTTCCTTTTGATCCCGCCGGCGCCGTAATCTATTACGTTGGGCCGACCCCGGCGCCGCCCGGACTCGTTATCGGCTCCGCAGGGCCGACAACCGCTTCGCGAATGGACGCGTATACGCCGAAGCTCCTCAGTTTGGGCGTTAAAGGCGTGATCGGCAAAGGCTACCGCAGCGAAGCTGTCCGAAAAAGCCTGACCGAGAACCGGGCTGTCTATTTCGCGGCGACCGGCGGAGCCGGCATCCTCCTCTCAAAAAGGATCCTCGCCGCGGAAGTCATCGCGTTTCCGGAGCTTGGGACCGAAGCCGTTCAGAAACTGATCTTCAGCGATTTTCCGGCGACCGTGATTACCGATTTTTCAGGCAATTACCTATACGAAACCGGCCCTAAGGCCTGGAGAAAAATAACAGCATAA